One Glycine max cultivar Williams 82 chromosome 4, Glycine_max_v4.0, whole genome shotgun sequence DNA segment encodes these proteins:
- the LOC121174717 gene encoding protein MAIN-LIKE 1-like encodes MDFACRRPTTSARRQRVAVTADHVDELVIADPDVQDDPMEAPTVVEDIPADAGAEAAEDQPQGFSGGPSDLSVLTAYADHVACSIWTGEERPELKLSLHGRKVHSLGRLVTAIEGLIAGTRLSPLIACSVDTGDRGLLSAFVERWHRETSSFHLPVGELTITLDDVSSLLHLPVIGDFHAFEPLHVDDAVQMLVDLLMVSPESARAETVQCRGPYVRLQWVRDIYQRRCQTGHWTAAARAYLLHLLGCTLFANKSATNVHVVYLEALRDLSMIDRYVWGVAALVHMYDQLNDASMSHSRQLGGYITLLQLRSPPLIRTTTKKTVKSIRTPSYRERLDRLRIPDVCWIPYGEHREVRDFHVRSCYSGLLRWGPVAVYYRPERVVRQFGYRQTIPVPPVDSWVSYDDIHDRWMHYEDHIVPVGEVCVVPGACSSDYIDWFFRISHPFMTPGHAVNPLPHGHAPQPRVVPQALQTDIPRVPDPGASSTSTEEPRHAEVCDDIAERLERHLSLGVVTHGSSTHEVIEECLRLARSVSQDHLVYVRCRRKWRTDQT; translated from the exons ATGGATTTTGCG TGTCGACGACCTACTACATCCGCACGAAGGCAGCGAGTCGCTGTGACTGCGGATCACGTCGATGAGCTAGTCATCGCTGACCCAGATGTTCAGGATGACCCAATGGAGGCACCAACTGTTGTGGAGGACATTCCTGCGGACGCAGGCGCAGAGGCGGCTGAGGATCAGCCTCAGGGATTTTCGGGTGGTCCGAGCGACCTATCTGTGCTGACAGCGTATGCAGATCACGTTGCTTGCAGCATATGGACGGGAGAg gagcgtcctgaattgaagttatcCTTGCATGGGAGGAAGGTCCATAGTTTAGGCAGGCTTGTCACTGCCATTGAGGGACTTATCGCTGGTACAAGACTAAGTCCTCTGATCGCGTGTTCGGTAGACACCGGCGATCGGGGACTTTTGTCCGCGTTTGTGGAGCGGTGGCACCGGGAGACGTCTAGTTTCCATCTCCCGGTGGGTGAGCTCACAATCACATTGGACGACGTCTCCTCTCTTCTCCATCTTCCCGTTATAGGCGACTTTCACGCATTTGAGCCCTTGCACGTGGATGATGCGGTTCAGATGCTGGTGGACTTGCTGATGGTGTCTCCAGAGTCTGCTAGGGCTGAGACAGTCCAGTGTCGCGGACCGTACGTACGTCTGCAATGGGTACGTGATATATATCAGCGTCGATGCCAGACAGGTCATTGGACAGCTGCGGCTCGTGCATATCTTCTTCACCTACTGGGTTGCACtctgtttgctaacaagagtgcaaccaatgTCCATGTTGTCTACTTGGAGGCCCTTCGGGACCTCAGTATGATAGATAGGTACGTTTGGGGAGTGGCTGCTTTGGTTCATATGTACGACCAGTTGAACGATGCATCCATGAGCCACAGTCGACAACTTGGCGGTTACATCACACTGCTGCAg TTGCGGAGTCCACCGCTGATCAGGACTACGACGAAGAAGACCGTGAAGAGCATACGCACGCCATCGTATAGGGAGCGCCTGGACCGACTCCGGATTCCGGATGTCTGTTGGATCCCGTATGGGGAGCATCGGGAGGTCCGGGACTTCCACGTCAGATCATGCTACTCCGGTCTCTTGCGCTGGGGGCCTGTTGCTGTGTATTACCGACCGGAGAGGGTCGTGCGACAGTTTGGTTACAGGCAGACCATTCCTGTTCCTCCTGTCGATTCATGGGTCTCGTATGATGATATACACGATAGGTGGATGCACTACGAGGATCATATTGTACCTGTAGGTGAGGTGTGCGTGGTGCCAGGGGCATGTTCCAGTGACTACATCGACTGGTTCTTCCGCATCTCCcatcctttcatgacaccaGGCCACGCAGTAAATCCTCTGCCTCATGGTCACGCCCCGCAGCCCCGAGTCGTCCCTCAGGCCCTGCAGACGGATATCCCTCGCGTGCCGGATCCAGGAGCATCGTCGACATCTACGGAGGAGCCCAGACATGCA GAAGTTTGTGATGACATTGCTGAGCGGTTGGAGCGCCATCTGAGTCTAGGGGTGGTCACGCATGGCTCATCGACACATGAGGTGATCGAAGAATGCCTCAGATTGGCCAGGAGTGTCTCACAGGACCATCTAGTATACGTTAGGTGTAGACGCAAGTGGCGCACTGATCAGACTTag